The DNA window CTTCTCCGACGAGACAGCCGGGTCGCAGGCTGGCCGCAATGCCAACGAAGCAAGGTGAGCCAAGCTGTTGTTCACTGGTTTTCTCCCCTTGATTCACCATGCAAATCCAACCAGTAGCCAGGAGAACCTAGCCTGGGCCTCGGCGCAGCTGCACTGCTACCGGAAAACCAGCTACTCCACCTCCTCGGGCGACCGAGCCGCTGAGCTCACGGAGATGATCGGCAGAACGGCCTTGGATGCGGTGACGCAGGCGCCGGGCGAGGTGATTGTGGCCACCAAGCCCAAGATCCTCTTTTGCGACCTGCGCCTCCAGCCCGGAGAGACCAAGATGTGTGAGTGATCGGCTTGCCCTACTTGTTGGCTGTATAGTTTTACTTACGAGCATGTCGCCTTGCAGACTTTTTCAATGAATTCGTTCCTCGCGATGGCCCGCCCACGTACAGAGGCCACAACATTCGCTACTTCTACAAGATCACCATTGCTACCCAACGAGTCAAGTCCAAGGTGCAAACGCTGGCCGTTCCCATCCGTGTATTGCCCATTCCCATAATTTCGCGGCCCGACGAGCTTCCCGTAACTGTAGAGACAAACGAGGAGCTAGCGCCCACAAACCCTTTCCTGGAGAAGCGCGAGATCAGCGAGCTGGAGATATCCTGGCACCACCTTAAGGCAAGGAAATCGAGATCCTATAAGCAGCTGTACCTTTTCAATGTCCTCTACTCTTTGTCTTTCAGAACGTAACCGCTCGGCGGGCGCCGAAGTTCTATCGCATCTCGAACAAGCGCGGCTTCGTTGGCCGCTTTTGTTTGTTCAAGCCAGCCTATAAACTCGGCGAGGACATTGTGGGCAGCCTGGACTTTGATCCCGGCGTAAACCCCCGAAAGGTTAGTGATTATTTTTGTCATTATTCATAATGCCCTTTCTAAAATCCCACTACGTCTTATCAGGTGCGCTGCGTCCAGTTTTCGGtaaagctgcagca is part of the Drosophila sechellia strain sech25 chromosome 3R, ASM438219v1, whole genome shotgun sequence genome and encodes:
- the LOC6613908 gene encoding RAB6A-GEF complex partner protein 2 isoform X1, encoding MIEIKAKLLRADSAIYATGERVECLIEFIHKVFSDETAGSQAGRNANEASSQENLAWASAQLHCYRKTSYSTSSGDRAAELTEMIGRTALDAVTQAPGEVIVATKPKILFCDLRLQPGETKMYFFNEFVPRDGPPTYRGHNIRYFYKITIATQRVKSKVQTLAVPIRVLPIPIISRPDELPVTVETNEELAPTNPFLEKREISELEISWHHLKNVTARRAPKFYRISNKRGFVGRFCLFKPAYKLGEDIVGSLDFDPGVNPRKVRCVQFSVKLQQQELSIRPQPVQNHQLQTQSSTGDDVSSINSFDMASIASGVVADNLHKSATSASSREKEAPEPTGKLSTISTSHQVCYATLQTQVVVPIPLHVTPTFRTDLVDVRWRLHFEFVTTTLMDFGIPNPESGELKAPAEMPVETMVWNLPVTVYAANPLQIYAPNQTFNLLIK
- the LOC6613908 gene encoding RAB6A-GEF complex partner protein 2 isoform X2 — its product is MIEIKAKLLRADSAIYATGERVECLIEFIHKVFSDETAGSQAGRNANEASQENLAWASAQLHCYRKTSYSTSSGDRAAELTEMIGRTALDAVTQAPGEVIVATKPKILFCDLRLQPGETKMYFFNEFVPRDGPPTYRGHNIRYFYKITIATQRVKSKVQTLAVPIRVLPIPIISRPDELPVTVETNEELAPTNPFLEKREISELEISWHHLKNVTARRAPKFYRISNKRGFVGRFCLFKPAYKLGEDIVGSLDFDPGVNPRKVRCVQFSVKLQQQELSIRPQPVQNHQLQTQSSTGDDVSSINSFDMASIASGVVADNLHKSATSASSREKEAPEPTGKLSTISTSHQVCYATLQTQVVVPIPLHVTPTFRTDLVDVRWRLHFEFVTTTLMDFGIPNPESGELKAPAEMPVETMVWNLPVTVYAANPLQIYAPNQTFNLLIK